A stretch of Episyrphus balteatus chromosome 2, idEpiBalt1.1, whole genome shotgun sequence DNA encodes these proteins:
- the LOC129909381 gene encoding uncharacterized protein LOC129909381, with protein sequence MAMMQGQAEALNLNRLWAIIRIFPQFNGLGYDDWQFRVKIHLESKNLWDVLTDDPPTEAAPRAEFLKRDKLAKNYLVNFIHSDYLSYVRDNESAKLMWLSLKSAFAKTSIVNQLLLRKQLTKLRMQREDSVASHLLTFENLVRQLKLAGCKMEENDVLTQLFLSLPEKFDPLVKALQNLDDGKLTFSIVKERLKSEELKLIERQEEEDVKETTAFSSKKKRHKKKKILGKCFK encoded by the coding sequence CCGAAGCATTGAATCTCAATAGGTTATGGGCGATAATAAGGATTTTCCCACAGTTTAACGGCTTGGGATATGACGATTGGCAGTTCCGAGTGAAAATTCATTTGGAATCCAAGAATCTATGGGATGTTCTAACCGACGATCCCCCAACAGAAGCAGCTCCAAGAGCAGAATTTCTGAAGAGGGATAAATTAGCTAAGAACTatttagttaattttattcaCTCAGATTACTTGAGCTATGTAAGAGATAATGAATCCGCTAAACTGATGTGGCTAAGTCTGAAGTCAGCATTTGCAAAGACATCAATTGTGAACCAATTGTTGTTGCGAAAGCAACTGACGAAATTGCGTATGCAAAGGGAAGATTCAGTGGCTTCCCATTTGCTAACATTTGAAAACCTGGTTCGCCAGCTCAAACTGGCTGGGTGCAAAATGGAGGAGAACGATGTTCTCACTCAATTATTCCTATCGTTACCTGAAAAATTCGACCCATTGGTAAAAGCTCTTCAAAATTTGGATGATGGAAAACTTACATTTTCCATTGTAAAAGAGAGGTTGAAGAGTGAAGAACTTAAACTTATAGAACGCCAGGAAGAAGAAGATGTAAAAGAAACTACAGCATTTTCGAGTAAAAAGAAAcgtcacaaaaagaaaaaaattcttggaAAATGCTTTAAGTGA